One region of Candidatus Aegiribacteria sp. genomic DNA includes:
- a CDS encoding nucleotidyl transferase AbiEii/AbiGii toxin family protein: MGRSIMKLSASELLPVADSTGFRVEILEKVIHLLNLLHALNSHPFLKGKWVLKGGTALNMFVFNLPRLSVDIDLNYTGALNREEMLKERQGVDQALKAVFSREGLTVRRVPVEHAGGKWRLNYQSFTGQSGNLEVDFNFMFRQPLWDIRKLDSHPFNGFQAKNIPVLDIHELAAGKLSALLSRRKARDLFDCQMILSMKELNRDRLRIAFVVYGAMNRKDWRTVSINDVDVDSAEIAHQLIPTLNSSTTEERGTAEEYGKRLIEECRHALSMVLPFEDNELEFLNLILDKGRIEPLLLTTDQELQGRIQCQPLLEWKALNVRRYKGIR; this comes from the coding sequence ATGGGGAGAAGTATTATGAAGCTATCGGCATCGGAGTTATTACCTGTTGCTGATTCAACCGGTTTCAGAGTGGAGATACTTGAAAAGGTTATACATCTTCTGAACCTTTTACATGCCCTGAACTCACATCCTTTTCTGAAGGGAAAATGGGTATTGAAGGGTGGCACAGCGCTGAACATGTTCGTTTTCAATCTTCCCAGGCTTTCTGTTGATATTGATCTCAATTATACAGGGGCTTTGAATCGAGAAGAGATGTTGAAGGAACGTCAGGGAGTTGATCAGGCTCTGAAGGCTGTATTCTCCAGAGAAGGCTTAACTGTCAGAAGAGTACCTGTTGAGCATGCAGGAGGGAAATGGCGCTTGAATTATCAGAGTTTCACAGGGCAATCCGGTAACCTTGAGGTTGATTTTAATTTCATGTTCAGACAGCCTCTATGGGATATCCGTAAATTGGATTCCCATCCATTTAACGGCTTCCAGGCAAAGAATATTCCGGTTCTTGATATTCACGAACTTGCCGCTGGGAAGCTCTCAGCATTGCTCTCACGCAGAAAAGCAAGAGATCTGTTCGACTGTCAGATGATTCTATCCATGAAGGAATTGAATAGAGATCGGTTACGAATCGCATTTGTCGTATACGGTGCAATGAATCGAAAGGATTGGCGAACAGTCTCAATTAATGATGTGGATGTTGATTCTGCAGAAATAGCGCATCAACTGATCCCAACACTCAATTCAAGCACCACGGAAGAGCGGGGGACTGCAGAGGAATACGGGAAAAGACTCATTGAGGAATGCAGACACGCATTATCAATGGTATTACCCTTTGAGGATAATGAACTTGAATTTCTGAACCTGATATTGGATAAAGGAAGAATAGAACCGTTGCTTCTTACAACTGATCAGGAATTACAGGGGAGGATTCAATGTCAACCTCTTCTTGAGTGGAAAGCTCTCAATGTTCGAAGGTACAAAGGCATACGCTGA
- a CDS encoding ABC transporter ATP-binding protein/permease, translating into MNIRGGFMGRLQREEADFKFSNLRKGSLRLIAHYVKPYRGRVLMAVLLMLLSTAASLAMPLLAKLAVDGYIVPGNLKGLTMVALAYILLNAVFWPALFGQGYLSGWVSQHVVYDIRKDMFRSILRRSIEFHRREKVGQVMSRVTNDVNNVASFVSSNLIHLFNDMLTVCGIVVVMALLDLRLTLVTMVSVPVVVVSLSIIARKMRRAYIHVQQEMAAVNTGVEQGVVGMKITQSLSRESFSIEQFEMLSLRNMKANLRTAVLFASLFPIMTVSNMLSIALVIGYGGSLVTAGTITIGVILAFLGYVNRFFGPIRELSLAYNSLQAAAASLTRIGEYLEMEPGIREPEKPEEPDGGFKGGIDVDNLTFAYKEEPVLKNIELKIDPGETIAVVGPTGAGKSTLALLLARLYDPGEGQVLIDGTDLRNISNRKLRELVTVVPQETYLFPDTVMENIRYGNPKASDEEVREAAKLIQAHDFIENLPKGYESQAGEAGALLSGGQRQLIALARAVLADPLILVLDETTAHVDALTEQKLQEAMEEVSKGRTTIIIAHRFTTIRNADRMVVIKEGRIKSVSAPHDFTEDTKVD; encoded by the coding sequence ATGAACATAAGAGGCGGATTCATGGGCAGGCTGCAACGGGAGGAAGCGGATTTCAAGTTCTCCAATCTACGGAAGGGCTCATTACGACTTATAGCACACTACGTGAAACCCTACAGGGGCCGAGTGCTGATGGCTGTGCTTCTGATGCTGCTTTCAACCGCGGCCTCACTTGCCATGCCTCTGCTGGCCAAACTGGCCGTGGACGGTTACATAGTACCAGGTAATCTTAAAGGATTAACAATGGTGGCTCTGGCATACATTCTGCTCAATGCCGTATTCTGGCCTGCACTCTTCGGCCAGGGATACCTCTCCGGCTGGGTCAGCCAGCACGTGGTCTACGACATCAGAAAGGACATGTTCAGGAGCATCCTCAGAAGGTCCATAGAGTTCCACAGGCGTGAGAAGGTGGGACAGGTGATGTCCCGGGTCACCAACGATGTGAACAATGTGGCGAGTTTCGTGTCCTCGAATCTCATACATCTTTTCAACGACATGCTCACCGTCTGCGGAATAGTGGTTGTAATGGCGCTGCTAGACCTACGCCTTACACTCGTTACGATGGTGAGTGTACCTGTGGTGGTTGTAAGCCTTAGCATTATTGCCAGGAAAATGAGAAGAGCCTACATACATGTGCAGCAGGAAATGGCAGCCGTGAACACAGGCGTGGAACAGGGCGTAGTCGGCATGAAGATCACCCAGTCCCTCTCCAGGGAATCATTTAGCATAGAACAGTTCGAGATGCTCAGCCTCAGGAACATGAAGGCCAACCTCCGCACCGCCGTACTCTTCGCCTCACTCTTCCCCATAATGACAGTAAGCAACATGCTCAGCATAGCCCTGGTGATAGGTTACGGAGGATCACTGGTAACCGCGGGAACCATCACCATAGGCGTTATCCTCGCCTTCCTCGGTTACGTGAACCGTTTCTTCGGTCCAATCAGGGAACTGAGCCTCGCATACAACTCCCTCCAGGCCGCCGCCGCATCACTCACAAGGATAGGCGAATACCTGGAAATGGAACCCGGCATCAGGGAACCAGAAAAGCCCGAGGAACCAGATGGCGGTTTCAAAGGTGGAATTGATGTAGATAACCTGACCTTCGCCTACAAAGAGGAACCTGTTCTAAAGAACATCGAACTGAAGATAGATCCGGGGGAAACAATCGCAGTAGTCGGCCCGACAGGTGCTGGCAAGAGCACACTGGCTCTGCTCCTTGCAAGGCTGTACGACCCCGGCGAAGGACAGGTACTCATAGACGGCACGGACCTCAGAAACATCAGCAACAGAAAACTCAGGGAACTGGTAACCGTCGTACCACAGGAGACCTACCTCTTCCCCGACACCGTAATGGAGAACATCCGCTACGGTAATCCGAAAGCCTCAGATGAAGAAGTCAGAGAAGCCGCAAAGCTGATCCAGGCTCATGACTTCATAGAAAACCTGCCAAAGGGATACGAAAGCCAGGCAGGGGAAGCCGGAGCCCTTCTCTCCGGCGGCCAGAGACAGCTGATAGCCCTTGCCAGGGCTGTACTTGCCGATCCCCTTATCCTTGTCCTGGATGAGACAACCGCCCATGTGGACGCCCTAACCGAACAGAAGCTTCAGGAAGCCATGGAAGAGGTATCAAAGGGCAGAACAACCATCATCATCGCCCACAGGTTTACAACTATCAGAAACGCAGACAGGATGGTCGTTATCAAAGAGGGAAGGATCAAATCTGTCTCCGCACCGCATGATTTCACGGAAGATACGAAAGTCGATTAA
- a CDS encoding ABC transporter ATP-binding protein/permease: MMNPEQSGARKLEGKGHVKAEGKAINRTSGPAWPLLKRLAHYVKSNLGLFAVTVSAAAFAAIFELLPPFLIRAAIDRCVLGEEGNLIWLWAAGLLAVSLLQGGVDFLRLYLTALLGQKIVFRIRNDLFTHLNRLSFSFFDRARTGDLMSRVTSDTDVLSMFFGRAGIIVLTNALFLIGVMVVLFSWNWILGLVYAAMLPVIVVAIRIYARKVRPAMGRVRKTLGLLGSTLQETLAGIMVVKVFGRDKYEEKRFDRSSSKNLSAGVEAAKIQSLWMPFMNVFMGIGTGLILWVGGYGVIRGEISLGTLIAFITYISMLLRPVRQTGMMMNVVMRSMAASERIFEVMDTIPEIADSPGALPLPPIQGIVKFDNVSFSYDGNNPVLIDVSLKALPGELVAVVGPSGAGKSTLVHLIPRFYNAERGSLTLDGNDVREVTLDSLRRNVGIALQSVFLFDTSIRENIAYGSPGVSDREIERVARTAQIHDFIHSLPMGYGTPVGERGVRLSGGQRQRIALARVLLHNPRVLILDEPTSSVDAATERKLRDAFEVARKGRTTFVIAHRLGTVRHADRIIVLKNGRVEELGLPEAGKTAHEMLMDAGGLYSTLYSLQFTEAVEP, encoded by the coding sequence ATGATGAATCCTGAGCAGTCGGGAGCCAGAAAACTGGAGGGTAAAGGTCACGTGAAGGCTGAAGGCAAGGCCATAAACAGAACCTCCGGGCCAGCATGGCCGCTTCTAAAAAGACTGGCGCACTATGTAAAATCCAACTTGGGCCTCTTTGCCGTCACCGTTTCTGCCGCCGCCTTCGCGGCGATATTCGAGCTGCTTCCTCCCTTCCTCATCCGCGCAGCAATCGACAGGTGCGTACTGGGGGAAGAGGGCAATCTCATATGGCTGTGGGCAGCGGGATTACTTGCAGTATCATTGCTGCAGGGGGGTGTGGATTTCCTGAGGCTTTACCTCACCGCCCTGCTGGGGCAGAAAATAGTGTTCAGGATAAGGAACGATCTCTTCACTCACCTGAACAGACTTTCATTCTCCTTCTTCGACCGGGCCCGAACGGGCGATCTAATGTCCAGGGTAACATCGGATACGGACGTTCTCAGCATGTTCTTCGGCCGCGCGGGAATAATCGTCCTTACTAACGCCCTTTTCCTTATAGGTGTCATGGTTGTGCTCTTCTCCTGGAACTGGATCCTTGGCCTTGTATACGCTGCCATGCTCCCGGTGATTGTAGTGGCCATACGCATCTACGCCAGAAAAGTCAGGCCAGCCATGGGAAGGGTCAGAAAGACTCTCGGACTGCTGGGTTCCACCCTTCAGGAAACCCTTGCCGGAATAATGGTAGTGAAGGTTTTCGGGCGAGATAAGTACGAAGAGAAACGTTTCGACCGCTCAAGCAGCAAAAACCTCAGCGCTGGTGTTGAGGCAGCGAAGATACAATCCCTCTGGATGCCCTTCATGAACGTATTCATGGGAATAGGAACAGGCCTGATACTCTGGGTTGGAGGGTACGGCGTAATAAGGGGAGAAATTTCACTTGGCACACTGATAGCTTTCATCACCTACATCAGCATGCTGCTGCGGCCGGTAAGGCAGACGGGCATGATGATGAACGTTGTCATGAGATCCATGGCAGCATCGGAGCGGATCTTCGAGGTAATGGATACAATCCCGGAGATAGCCGACTCCCCCGGTGCACTGCCCCTCCCTCCCATTCAGGGAATAGTGAAATTCGACAATGTCTCCTTCTCATACGATGGTAATAATCCTGTTCTCATTGATGTGTCCCTGAAAGCACTTCCCGGAGAACTGGTGGCCGTGGTCGGCCCTTCAGGGGCAGGCAAGAGCACCTTAGTACACCTGATCCCAAGATTCTACAACGCAGAACGGGGTTCATTAACGCTGGATGGGAACGATGTCAGGGAAGTTACTCTGGACAGCCTTCGAAGAAACGTTGGCATAGCTCTTCAGAGCGTATTCCTCTTCGACACATCTATCAGGGAGAATATCGCCTACGGAAGTCCAGGCGTCTCCGACAGAGAGATAGAGAGAGTGGCCAGGACCGCCCAGATTCATGATTTCATACACTCCCTTCCCATGGGATACGGTACGCCTGTAGGTGAAAGAGGAGTCCGGCTATCCGGAGGTCAGCGCCAGAGGATAGCACTGGCTCGAGTACTCCTGCATAACCCCCGGGTCCTCATACTGGACGAGCCCACATCAAGTGTTGACGCAGCCACTGAAAGAAAACTCAGGGACGCCTTCGAAGTGGCAAGAAAGGGGCGAACCACATTCGTCATAGCCCACAGGCTGGGGACCGTTAGACACGCTGACAGAATAATCGTACTGAAGAATGGCAGAGTCGAGGAACTGGGATTGCCAGAGGCTGGAAAAACCGCCCACGAAATGCTCATGGACGCCGGAGGCCTGTACAGCACTCTCTATTCGCTCCAGTTCACCGAAGCGGTGGAACCATGA
- a CDS encoding metalloregulator ArsR/SmtB family transcription factor has translation MVMKELKKLAQLHRALSSVSRLRILRMLIDSPMCVNAITDRLNISQPSVSQHLAVLERAGLIESHRDGCRTHYGLDMDNLPYIRNVLMEIPYGNPDMDDES, from the coding sequence ATGGTTATGAAAGAACTCAAGAAACTGGCTCAGCTTCACAGGGCTCTGTCATCGGTATCGCGCCTTCGAATACTGAGGATGCTCATAGACAGTCCCATGTGCGTGAACGCAATCACAGATAGACTGAACATCAGCCAGCCCTCGGTATCCCAACATCTTGCGGTACTTGAAAGGGCCGGGCTGATCGAAAGCCACAGGGACGGCTGCAGGACACATTACGGCCTTGATATGGATAACCTGCCTTATATTCGAAATGTCCTGATGGAAATACCCTACGGGAATCCGGATATGGATGATGAATCCTGA